TTGTACAGtgttttcccttaaaaaaaaaaactataagcaGCTAAATGATACAGCTAGCCCACTTGCTGCTTGAATGATGATGTGGAGAGGTAGGCTTGGCAAAGTTGCCTTGTAAACACAAATTAATTTTCACTGTAATTATTTGAAATTATAAGTTTAGAACGTATGATGTAATTATTTGAAAccgttgcaagttgcaacacaCAGGTATTAAGCTAGTCAAAAGAATaatatacaattttaaaatagtcagCATATAAAAGTAAGCATGGTACAAAAATATGCAAATGCTGTTATTTGATCTTATCTTATAAGTTTACTTAAAAGAGCAACTTTTAGTTCCTGTGAAATGTTCCTAAGAAAATCAAAAGGGCAGATACATGTTTCTTTGCTGAACTCATACTGTGTAAAAAAACATCGACAATCACATTGATATCTGATATTGTTTATTTATTGCTGATAGCATAAGTGTATTCTGATTaagatatttatattatttatagCTGTAGATATCATTTAGATCCATCACAGTAATAATATAAGGACTTTAAGTTAGTTTTTCTTGCCAAACTAAAGGATTTATATGCTGTGAAATAAAGTAAACTACAAACTACATATTAAAACCCatctaaaagaaaaacaacataaTACCTTTAACATCTCGTGGGCAGCAAGCATTGACTCATTTCATCAGCAAATATTTTATACCTGATCTATTGCATTTCCACTTCAGTAGCTCATCTCTCCTTTGTTTTGCTATTACTTTCAGAATGTCCTGACCAAATACATTTCATGAACACAACTAAAACAACATATCTGTAAAAAAACAGTACAGAATTGAAGGAAATAATAGGAAAATGAGAATTGAAAAGTGCGAAGAAAAGCAATATGCAAGGAAAAACAGGATTGTTGTGATTCACTGGACTCACCAGATGAAAGAGCATATGCCATTCATTGGTAGACAGAGTTAGAGGGTTGGAGAAACAATGTTAGGAAGTTTTGCTTGCTCCAGTTTCCTCCTCCGTATCTATCCAGTTATTCAGACTCAAGTGCATGTTGGCATTTTGGGAGATCCAGACAGCAATAAAAACTTGACTTTATGGCTTTATTGTTATTGGGATCAGGAACTTCCGAACTTGGCAATTTAGCTTGGTCACATGACTCACATCTAACACCATTTCTTCCGCATCCAACCTCCATACTGTCAACTCCATACCTGTTTATGAGGAGACAACAACTGTGAACTGTCTCCGCGGTTCTTCCTTTGTGCAGCATATTTTTTTGTTCATTTGTTTCATCCCCATACATCAAATGGTTGTTTACATCACAGTGATCCAATGGTTGGTAAATTATGATTACTAGAAaagatgcccgtgcgttgcaacgggtggaTGCTATttcaatcttattattattatacggtttagctagggtgaaattcactgtgggagtcCGATATTTATCTCAAGTTagtatgcaagtttttttttacaaaatttcttatacgactctttTCGTATTTTcgaaagcaaacgaacttaaaatccgactcaaacacggatatgtattccaaaagcaaacgaacttaaaaccgactcaaacacggatggcgtaccaaaataccggcaaaaacatcttcaatttttataatagtagagatgtgGATACCATGATATTTACCTTTGCTGCAAAACATTATAGGGGAGAAATTACATTTGCGTTATTTCCTATAGATACAAAATTGAGTATCATTTCAGTTTTACACTCAATTGCCAAACTATCTGTACTTGTCTTTGCCTTTTTATTCATGCCAGTTTAAGATACTGCCATCTTGATATTTGAAGGTTCATGCTTATCTCAAGGCACACTGCAGCTCCTTCATTGCTCTACACAGTGGTAAACATGCCAATGCTTGGTATATCGAATTCAAGTGGGTACATTGATATAATTTCCTTTATATCATTCCTTTAGCTTTTGTGCAGAGTTGCAGAGATGAAAGCTGGAAAAGCATGGCGAAGTATTGCATGGAAGATGTACCCGATCTTCTTAAGGATGAGAGTGTAGACAATGTTCCAGCACTTCTGTCCCGCTTAGTGAAATCCCTTCCTGCCAATGCTGGAAATTTGATCAAATGGGTTATTGAAGTTAGGAGACAAGAGGAAGGAGGATCAGGATTAagcaaagaggaggaagaaaggctTATTTTGAAGGTCATCTTcaaccttttcttttcaatctGGGATTCTGGATCAGAATTTTCTTTTTGTCTCTTTTAACACACCTTACACTGTGTGCACTTGCAGGAAATGATACTACAGCAAGTCCGTGATACTGAGCTTTTTAGATTAGTCCGTGAACTGCAATTCACTAAGCAGCCATGTTGTAGTTGCTCATATTCAAGTGATGATGATTCCTTTACCCGGATTGCAGCCTCTGTGTGCTGTCAAGGGGCCGCATTGCTAACAGGGAATCTTTCATCAAAAGATGGGTTCTGCTGCAGAGAAACTTGCTTCAAATGTGTACAAGTGGATGGTGATGGGCCTAAGACTGTCGTTACAGGCACAGCGGTTTCAGGAGTCAATGAACAAAGTGTTGATATGCTTCTACCGATATCCACATTGGAAACAAGCGTGTGCAATTCAAATTCAAGCAACGAGGTTGTCAAATATCCATCTAGAACAGATATTTTAACTGTTCTATTGCTGGCTTTACATCCTAGCACATGGGTGGGCATTAAAGACGAGAGGCTGAAAGCTGAATTCCAGAGTCTTATTTCAACAGACATTCTTCATGATGATCTTAAACGAGAGGTTTGTTGTATTAATCCAAACATCCCTTGCTCCCTACTCCCTAGCAAGATTTGTTTTCTAGATAAAATAGGATGTAAATCATGCCTAGTTTTGTGCCAAACAGATCTACTTTAAAGGAACCTTGTCAGACGAAATTATCGTTTCCACCTTCCACCACAAGATAAAATAAGATGTAAATCACGTCTAGTTTTGTGCCAAAAGATCAGTTGTATAGGGCCTACTTTAAAGGAACTTGACTAGACGAAATTATCGTTTCCACCTTCCACCACAAGACAGAATAGTTAACCCAATGTTTAGGGGAGACGAGAGTAGTAGTCACTGATGAGCataataaaagagaaaaggaggaaaaggaaGCATATGCTTTACATACATTAATGAAGTTAAGTTTATGAGTATTCCTTGAAGAGGTCATGGGGCTCTGCGATACTAAAGTTTTTACTTCTGAGTACCTTTTTGAATAGAATAACGTTAACATATAAATCCAACATCTAGCAAAATGATCTGGGCGCCGCATTTTATTGCACATGTGTGAATTGTACCTTCACATGCAAAACTGAAACAAACATTTTTCTGGAGATGATATTGAaacctttttcttttacttCAGTTAAGGAAGTATCGAATAGAATGCTGTTTCCAATCAGATTTGTCCatgtttccctttttttctcccttGTGGATGAGCATTCATACCATGCCGGAGTTAAATTCATATTTCCATGAAGGAAGATAAATTGTTCATCCACTTCTCTTTTCATCAAATTATAGATGTCAAAAACATTTGTTGCACTAGTTTAGAATAACATTTTGTCTGTTGACACAGATATTGCATCTAAGACGGCAACTCCATTATGTGAGGTCCTGTAAAGAGGAGGAATATGGAGATCCTGTGCCACAATCCCATTAACAATGATGCAAATCGCGCAGTTGGTTACCCTGGAGATGCAAAAAAAAGGGGTTAGAGGAGGAACTACATACTCCGTATTACCTTTGTTTCGAGTGAGGACTTCTCATTTTTGAGACACCTGACCTGAGACGGATCCGTGTAGACATGTTCATGTTCATCACCTGTGGTCGTTTCTCTTGTTAGTGACAACTGACAACTAGCGGGGAGGCACACGCTAATTGTGCGGCTGGTGTCCTTGCAAAAGTTTCTCATAATAACGCAATGGCAGATATATTTTCACACTTTattattaaataaaaatattgaaaaggGCAATTAAGGAGTAGGATAAACTCTAAGAGCAAGTATGATACTTCTTCCGTTCCTTTATATTTGGCACCAAGCATGGTTTATATTTAGACCTGGATCATTCATCTTCTCTTCAAAAGTTTTCTAAATGCTCAAATAGATGTCAGATTATCAAAATGTATTACATATTAAGTACTAAACTTTCATTTATCATAATCTAATCAACTCAAAATTATTAGTGGTTAAAGTTGCAATAGTATGAGTCAACGGTGACAAATAAAAAGGAGGAAGGCTCTAAGCGCTAGTCCCAAGATAGGCTTAGATTAGATAAAGATGTGGAGGAGAAAATAGAGAAGTTATCCTGTACACAAACAAATTTGAGGAAATAGAGACAATGCGTGTATTGCTCATTTTGACTAGTGTTAAACTTGGGATCAGTGATAAGAAACATAAGTTCACATATACAACTAATTTTTTTGAGTTTTCGTCAAAGCGGTCACCTAGCAGCACCCATCAAATGCAGCCCAGTCTACCTAGTACCAATCTGTATGACTCATCTTTCTTACTTTTTCTTCTTCACACCACAGTCGACAGTATGACACGACAGGACACACATATGCTTTTGTCTTCCTTCTTCCCCTCCAACTCCAATGATCCACTCCACCCCTCTTCCAAAACCCTAACGGCCTAACCCCTCGATCCACCACGCAACGCAGGCAACTTCCCTCGCTCGGTGAGCAACGGCCTAACCCCTCGATCCACCACGCAACGCAGGCAACTTCCCTCGCTCGGTGAGCAATCCTTGTTGTGTTGTTTATATTATGGATTTTCTGTTTGATGCATAATTTAAATGCGGGGGTCCTAACCCTAatattagggtttagggtttagggttcgATAAACTGTATGTGCAGAGCATGCTTCTGAACGGCGTCCGACAGCTAACTGCATATGTTGTCCACCAGCACGTCGGATGTTGCATTGGTTTCTGGACTCCGAGACCTTTGAACCAGCATTAATGGTGACGGTGTAATCGGGGTCGGGGAACTGTTCCCTGGTGCATTAATGGTGGGGAACTGTTTCCTGGTGCATTAATGGTGACGGTGTAATCGGGGTCGGGAACTGTTCCCTGGTGACAAATCAGGAATGCGCTTGTCAAAATGGTATGCAAGCGCATTCCTGATTTGTCACCGGGCAATGTCGTGTAAGTATTGACTATTGTTTCAATCTGGTCTTATGCGAGTTTGATCGAATTACTAGGCTCtttatatgtttgttttgtgttaagtGAGACAGACTATGTTGGTTTACACGAGGATCACCAATCTTAATCTGGAAATGGTTTCAATGAATGACATGTCAGGCTCGCCAGTGCTTAAGGCAACATGAGTTATTGAGTTAttggtagggatgaaaacggagcggatagtttccgtccgctccgaACAAAAACGGATAAGGATACCTTTCAGATCGGATAATTGTTGGATagttcggatacggatacgaatacgaatatggtatcagggtttccgttggatacggataataattcggatatctggcgaacagtgctattcggatatccgcaggacccatgagacataccccatttctttctaactctataaccttcaatatacctttatagattttaatagtagtttaatctcttaacactagtccatactattaatattatttaaattttaaaaaatatttataaattatacctcattttatataaaatgagctaattatatatgttgatatttgtttctattagaagttgagttggttttcgtgttccgagaaaaaattgtttccgtattcgtgtccgatcatattcgattattattcgtattcgagataatccgaatttgtttccgtattcgagctatccgtattcgttttcgtatccggtaaaaaaaatatgaaaacgaatatggtatgagcattatccaTCCATATACgctccattttcatccctagttATTGGCATGTTAGTCGCTGGTGGTTATTGGCATGTTAGTCGCTGGTGACGGGGCGTACACTACTGCAGCTTTGTACGATACAGTGCTTAAGACATACCACGGGATCCATCTCCGCCACGAAATAATAAGACTCAAATAGTCAAATTTTCACAACGTTTTGCCAAATTCACAATTTATTATGATGAATCAttctttctcattttctttaGGATATATCCAGCATCACCGATGTGGAGATGAATGCTTGTGTCAATCCAATGACCATGGAGCAAGTCATTGATGCACTATCTTGATTCCCTACATCATCACTGACCACGACGTCTTTAGCAACCATCGTTCGTGCAGAGAGTTCGTCTTCTATGTGCTGGCGGTCGCTTCCTGCACTAGTGTGGTCTGTCATCATTTGGTCACGATTTCGTTAGGAAGTGTTGAACCATTATTTGCTTATGTAGTGGTCAATCCCAAAATTAGAATCCGTACGTATGTGCACGTCCTTCTTTTTAGCTCTCTACGCACAAATGCAGACATAGGGTTTTTAGCCTTGGGCATCCTGTCACACAACAAGTGTGTCCATCCAATCTTATCTGCATTGTGATTGCTGCAAAAGAGAATATCTAGGTAAACCGTTTTACACAGTGTGCCCTATTTGCAGAAGCTGAGATCCGAATAACACGAGGGCTACGCCGACACCAGCACCGCGTCGTGGCCGATGAAGTTGTAGGAGAAAAATTGTATATTTGGGACTCCAAACGTTGTGTTTTGTAGATTTGCCATTCCTAACATCGACTTGTAAAAATAGGTCTCCAAACATGTGACACTTGATTTGCATACTATTCTAtgtatttcttctcttttctaatCGCTATACATGTATTTGGCAACCAAAAAGACGTATCTGGCCCTTCTCCTCCGTCGTGACCGTTCACTTGTGACGATGAGAGGATGCCGAAGAGGGAGTTCCGGAAGCCGACCATATGCCGTGGAGTGCTGTGcctggacgacgacggcgacgagccggCGCTGTCATGCTGCGGGATAGGTTACGCACCATCTCACGCACGATATGTTTCCGAAACAAACTCTAGAAATATTTTTGGGTGCAGCAAAACTAAATTGTAAAAGAAATCCGCATCTGCGCAGGCACGAGAACCAATTTTGACGGACCATTCACGCGCATGTCTTGTGCGCGCGTCCCCCGGCCCGTGCCCAGGCGAGGTGAGGCGAGCGAGCCCACACGTGTGTTCCTCTACTTCTTTCTTACTCAAGTGGCTAGGGAGTACTCTCCTAGAACTAGTAATATGAAGGTTAACATGTGTGCTTCTCATGAGGTAAGCTTTTGTGATTCTCTAGAAATAATCTTCATATAGACCTTAGCCCACGTATTAATTCTAACAATGCCTGACTAGATTTTGCAGCTTAGTATGGCAGCCTCATATTGACCTTTTATTTAAACACATTATGCGATATGTTCGCAattaatttagtatttaaaGGTGAGACATTTGTGTCACCATCTGTAATTTATGTAATTGACAGTCTTACCTACTAACCTCCTCTCAATTTCTACACACCCGCTGGCCGGCGCGCTGCCGGCCACGGCTCTATCTTGTATGATCTGCCACCACACTACTTAAAAAGTACTCATTGTGTCATTTAATTGAGCAGGTCGTTGAGCCTGACATAACCCCTCCTTTCCTAGGAGTATGATAAGTGCAACGGCATCTTAAAAGAACTAAGTCAATGCCTCACTGTCGATGGCATTGCACACTTGCTAGTTTCAAATGAACAAAAGTGTCTAGTGTTAGACTAGACAtatatgctactccctccgttccaaaatataaggcacattCATCTTTTATGGAAAGACCAAGAAGCATTTAATTGTGTATTTACTTGATACAAACCAACCAATGCATGCTATATGTATTTGCTTTTATTTAGTTTTTGCCAATGCATGATGCcctttgtcttattcaaaaaaaatgtaattatgaattattttgctagcatttgattcattattaaatatactttgaGCATAACATATAATTTtctatatttcacaaaatttttgtGATCAGAAGCGATGACGGGCCTCGATCGTCCTCACAGCCGATCGACCACGTGGTTCAGGATATGGAGCCCAGCGATAAACTGTACGTGCGGAGTATGCTTCTGAACGGTGTCCAACAACTAACAGCCCGGCGATAAACTGTACGTTGCACTGCTTAGGATTCCTAGACTCCGGGAACTTTGAACCATCATTCTTCAATAGAGACGGTGTAATCGGGGTCGGGAACTTTGAGCCATCATTCTTCAATAGAGACAGTGTAATCGGGGTCGGGTACATTAATTCAGAATATTTATGCTTTCTTCGTTCGATTGAATTATCGGGCTTTATGTTCtgtatatgtttgttttgtgtgaaGTGAGACAGACTACGTTGGTTTACACAAGGACGTTAATATCACCAATCTTAATCTAAAAATGGTCTCAATGAAGGGCATGTCAGGCTCACTAGTACTCAAAGGCAACAAGAGTTATTGGCATGTTAGTCGCTAGTGACGGGGCGTACACTACTGCAGCTTCTTACATACACTCCTTCAGGAAGACATACCAAGGGATCCATCTCCGCCACGAAATAATAAGACTCAAATAGTCAAATTTTCACAAAGTTTTGCCAAATTCACAATTTGTTTTTGCTAACATTATGATGAATTATTCTTTCTCATTTCAGTTAGCCATTTGACGCCATTTAGAAGCATGTTTTGAGTGGAGATTATATTAGGTGGTGGGTAGTAGGGTTTTACACTGTTTTTGTATACCAGCAGAACCAGACATACAAAATGCTTTAGTTTTGAAATTAGGGCATTTCCCTGCATGCTTTAGGTGGTGTTAATTTAAAGTAGGATGACTATTTTGTTGCCCCTCTCCCTAATTCTAAGTATATTATAGAACAAATAAGAACCTAAAGTATActtagagcctcttgtaatttagCTCTACATCTTGTGTGAGAATGAATGatgagaggggtatttataggtggagGTGCCTTGGAGGATAGAGTTTCTTCCAAGCATCCAATGAGCATCTTCATCCTCCTAGTGCAAGTGTCCATTTTatgaagttcttccaagcatccaATGAGCATCTTCATCCTCCTAGTGCCAAGTGTGTATTTTATGACGGTTTTCATTcaaaaacctaaaccctaaaccctaattgTTGCCTTAGGGTGTAGGGTATcagggttttagggtttagggtttagggttcaGGGTTCAggatttagggtttagggttttgtcATGATTATGGATAAGGTATACCtcctatcctacgacttatgaAATATGCGGATATGGCATACCTTCACATACGCGGATTGTTCCTGTGTACGCCGTAGGAATCTGTTacaaattatggaaaatatctctacGAGTCTAGCGATTTCCAAAGTCCTGCTCGGAGGGGATAGAGTTTCTGTTATATCGTACAAgatccgatgtctccgagtcttggagatcaagatgatgcacgatataaaagggacccccggggAGGGGTGCAAGGCATCAAATATCATCGCCAACACACTCGCCATAGCTTACGAAGCCGGAGTACACGGAGCTAAGTcaccgggagatctcgtcgaatacatcgactacgatctcgtcgatcctcgttccaacgtaccccaataccctaatcatccggtctacgagtatcactcgtcgacaatGGCGCGCCGGGTAGtgggacttggtgctcaaggttccgCTAATATGACTTCAAGCCATCTCGACAACAGTACCAACACCGGCATCAATCAAGGAGCTTCTACCTCGACAtcgctggtgtggactcaagtcggatCTATTATCTTCCAGTCTACACCGTTACACCAATCTCGACTGACCCAGTTACTATCGGGAATGAGAACAACATGGCTACGACTTCGAGAAACGACGTCCCGCCAACAGTTCCTCCCACACAAGTGGAGAACGGAACATCAACGGCCCCAACACCTGGAAGGAATCCTCAAGCGGCTGAGTTATGTCCTTCGCGCAGAAACCCAGAGCCGACAAGGATGCCTATCCAGAATCTGAGATCTTGGTGTCTCGTCCATAAGACATCCAAGCATACTCTGGAAGATTGCCTGGTGATACTCCATGTGAAGGCCGAACTCTACGCCTGCTGGGAGCGTGGGATTCAACGCACTTCACCAACGGGCTTCACCTATTGCCCGGTCCATAAATCAAGATCTCACGATCTCACAAGTTGCAAGATCTTCCTTAGGACATTCAAGCCGCCACGTCCTCACATCAAACAACCACGAATTCAATCTCAGTGCGTTGCCGAGGAACGAGACGTAGCAATGACTTTAGATCGGTTCGTGGGTTTTGTCGGTGTCAACCCTAACGAGCCATTCGTGCTACACCTTTTGGAAGATTACGAGATGTAAACGTGATCAATGTCGCTGAGACAAGTGCGTCCGCAGCAGCCAGAACGCCTGCCCAACAACTGTGGAACCTCGATGCGATATTGAGATAAAGCCCCTTTGACCTTGCCCTAAACCCTGACGTTGATCAGCGGGCAACGTGATTACGAGAGACTGTGACCAATCTCAATAGCGTGTTCGCGGACACAGCGACTGAGCCTCCACCGCAAGATCCACCACGAGGAAACGGTGAACCAGCTAACGGGAACGCAGAAGCGGAAAACCCTATTGGAGAACGTCCTCCCCGTGCTCAATCGCCACGGGCAGCCCGAGATCCAACTCCACCGCGTCGTGAGAATCGCGACCTTCGCGAACATCTGGACGACTGGCGGAGGGAAAGACGAGATCGGAACGACACTGATCGTCATCGGCGTCGTTCTCCCTCTCGACGAGAAGAGAACACCGCTCACCGTTGACACTGCCACCGTCTCCCCTCACGCCAAGGAGGGAACAATgatcgaggaggccgccctAACAAAGATCGAGATCGGCAGGCCCGTAGCGACCGCCGAGACAACAACGATAACAACCATCGTGACGATGGTGACAACAATCAGCGAGATCAGGGAGCCAATGGTCAAGTTCAGGGCGACAGCATCAGTGGCaaggcgacgacgatggacgGGAACGCAATTCCCGATCTCCCGCATCTAGTCGAGATTGAAGACGCGACCACTGTTCGAGAAGCCGAGCTCCCGACCCGAGCGATCCCTCGTCCTCATCTTCGTCGTCTTCTTCATCGGACAGACCTCCTCGACGACATCACAACCGCAGGCCACCTTTCGCTCCAGGAGGTGGGTGCAGAGCGTTCACGCCCACATTATGAGATGTACGATGGcccgaaaagtttcgaccaggAGCGATCGAGAAATATGACGGAAGTACAGACCTAGAGGAATTCCTGCAAGTCTACTCCACAATTCTCTACGCTACTGGCGCAGATGACAACGTGCTGGCAAATTACTTACCAGCCGCGTTGAAAGGTTCTGCTCGTTCATGGCTGGTCCACGCGTccttgacatgtggggccacgtgGGTTCTACGCTGACTCACCCGCCACGTAGAACAAAATCGGATCAAAATCACTGAAGGATGTAAagcgaacggttttgtaagttaagggatgttatatatctggttttgcggatgagggacgattttgtaattcgatgacaagttgtgGGCCCTTTGATGTACTTTTTCCaagtagaaaataaactagtacCATAaggatatttatttttattgattTATATGGTGGGTCCCGCAATATCTCCTTCTCGTTCACCTCCCTCTTGTGTTGTTGAGGTGCGGTGCGACTTGCGATTGCGAGTGAGCGGCATATACCCTACGAATCGAATCGAATTCCAAGCCCACCGCCGGCGATGGCCATCGCCGGCCTGCTACTCCGACCTCCTCCGTGCGTCGCCACGtgcactcctccttccccttccctttcctcacagtggaggaggcggaggctcACCCTCGCCCAGCCCTACTGCGCGGTCGGTCTATCCTTCGTCTccggccgccatctccgccgccgccgtcgtacgGGCACTCTCCTACTACTACACCACAACCAACAAACGAttcattgattgattgattgtatgatACTAAGCGAGCCTTCCTGAGTTTATTGTTTGGATTCATTTCTTCCCTTCATTCATTGCGACTCATAGTATCTAGTTGCCTTTTAATTGCACTCCTTCTTTGTGTTATTATCCGTCAAAAGTATTCATCATATCTTAGATGAAAATACCCGTAATAGCAACTCTTGTCACAAGCTCTATACAGTGCACAAATTGGGCGGCATTCAACATTTTGTCATTGTTCGGCAAAATGCCCACCATATGCTCGGCAAAATGCCTGGGATCATGTCCCTCGCATCACCTGGCTGCTCGCCATTCTACACTGTTTAGTTTCATCTCAATTCAACTCTACCCACTTCTTCTTTCGTTTCCATAACTACCATTCCTACGTGTCTCGGCAGTTCGATTTCACTAACCTCATCTACAAATTTTCTCTTGGACTGGAATTAGACGTCAACACACTACCATCTTTGTATGAAAAACAGGAAAGCTAAAGACTAGGAAAGGAAGAGATCAGGATTTCTTACCCATCTAATTTGTCTTCGCCGATATAACTGCCCATCTACCTTCCTGCTTTACATAGCTGGATGAAGGATATTCCCTTTACTATATTTACTATGCCTGTATTCATATCGTGCTGTTCCATAATTCTTTGCCAAATTAGGCATCTCACTGCGTTTGTGTTTCTTTGACTTCTTCAATGTAGAGAGCAAAAGAACAAGTCGTGGAACTGGTGTTTACGCTTCTTTATTTGGAGTTGGAGCTCCCGAAGCTCTGGTTATTGGAGTGGTTGCTCTGTTAGTCTTTGGTCTCAAAGGACTAGCAGAGGTAAACTCTTTCCCAGCAAGCCTAGACATCATATTTTTGCTGTTGTCCG
The Oryza sativa Japonica Group chromosome 6, ASM3414082v1 DNA segment above includes these coding regions:
- the LOC4339838 gene encoding glutathione gamma-glutamylcysteinyltransferase 1, which encodes MAAMASLYRRVLPSPPAVEFASEEGKRLFSEALESGTLQGFFNLISVFQTQSEPAFCGLASLSVVLNALAIDPGRQWKGPWRWFDESMLDCCEPLDKVKAEGITFAKLACLAHCAGANVRSFRADQSTIHDFRHHLVRSASSQDCHLIASYHRKPFKQTGTGHFSPIGGYHAGQDMALILDVARFKYPPHWVPLPLLWEAMNTTDDATGLLRGFMLISRHTAAPSLLYTVSCRDESWKSMAKYCMEDVPDLLKDESVDNVPALLSRLVKSLPANAGNLIKWVIEVRRQEEGGSGLSKEEEERLILKEMILQQVRDTELFRLVRELQFTKQPCCSCSYSSDDDSFTRIAASVCCQGAALLTGNLSSKDGFCCRETCFKCVQVDGDGPKTVVTGTAVSGVNEQSVDMLLPISTLETSVCNSNSSNEVVKYPSRTDILTVLLLALHPSTWVGIKDERLKAEFQSLISTDILHDDLKREILHLRRQLHYVRSCKEEEYGDPVPQSH
- the LOC9270436 gene encoding sec-independent protein translocase protein TATB, chloroplastic-like, with the translated sequence MAIAGLLLRPPPCVATCTPPSPSLSSQWRRRRLTLAQPYCAVGLSFVSGRHLRRRRQSKRTSRGTGVYASLFGVGAPEALVIGVVALLVFGLKGLAEARMISLRLHLTPAKNS